Proteins encoded together in one Streptomyces sp. NA04227 window:
- a CDS encoding FGGY family carbohydrate kinase has translation MGIVAGLDSSPDYTRIVVCDSETGAVLRQGHAAHPLDSGEGGRPADVDPQSWLLSLGEAAGGGLLEKVQAIGVSAQQNALVPLDAQGSTVRPALTGNDKRAQVAAAELVDALGGREAWTQAVGCVPQAAHPVTKLRWLARNEPEAARRTATLLQAHDWLVWQLLGRPGRRTTDRGGASATGYWSAASGSYRPDLVELALGHQAALPEVIGPGEAAGTTPEGLLISAGTGETMAAALGLGVGQGDAVVSLGASGSVMAVHDEPLTDAGGMITSLADATGGQLPVVHTLNAVRTLRGTAELLGIGLEELSQLALKSTPGAHGLVLLPYLEGERTPHLPHTAGTLTGLRRESMKPEHLARAAFEGMLCGLADALGVLRGRGVQVRRVFLLGAAADLPAVQALAPALFGAQVLVPQPGDYAAIGAARQAAWALGVSRGSQDPAAPPAWQGAPAQVFEPGEELPVGQAVRQQYESVRDEMHPGAFG, from the coding sequence ATGGGGATAGTCGCCGGGCTGGACAGTTCGCCCGATTACACACGCATCGTCGTCTGTGACTCCGAGACGGGGGCCGTACTGCGGCAGGGTCATGCCGCGCACCCGCTCGACAGCGGCGAGGGCGGCCGCCCGGCCGACGTGGACCCGCAGAGCTGGCTGCTCTCCCTGGGCGAGGCGGCGGGCGGCGGGCTCCTCGAGAAGGTGCAGGCCATCGGGGTCTCGGCGCAGCAGAACGCGCTGGTCCCGCTGGACGCCCAGGGGTCCACCGTGCGCCCGGCGCTCACCGGCAACGACAAGCGCGCCCAGGTGGCCGCCGCCGAACTGGTCGACGCCCTCGGCGGACGCGAGGCCTGGACGCAGGCCGTCGGCTGTGTGCCGCAGGCCGCGCATCCGGTGACGAAGCTGCGCTGGCTGGCCCGCAACGAACCCGAGGCGGCTCGGCGCACCGCGACGCTGCTCCAGGCACACGACTGGCTGGTCTGGCAGTTGCTCGGCCGTCCAGGTCGCCGCACCACCGACCGCGGCGGCGCCTCCGCCACCGGCTACTGGTCCGCGGCGAGCGGCAGTTACCGCCCCGACCTGGTCGAACTGGCCCTCGGTCACCAGGCCGCGCTGCCCGAGGTGATCGGCCCCGGCGAGGCGGCCGGGACCACGCCCGAGGGGCTGCTGATCTCCGCGGGCACCGGCGAGACCATGGCGGCGGCGCTCGGACTCGGGGTCGGACAGGGCGACGCGGTCGTCTCGCTCGGCGCCTCCGGCTCGGTGATGGCCGTGCACGACGAGCCGTTGACCGACGCGGGCGGCATGATCACCTCGCTCGCGGACGCCACCGGCGGCCAACTGCCGGTCGTGCACACGCTCAACGCGGTGCGCACCCTGCGCGGCACCGCCGAACTGCTCGGCATCGGTCTGGAGGAGCTGTCGCAGCTCGCGCTGAAGTCGACGCCGGGCGCGCACGGCCTGGTGCTGCTGCCGTACCTGGAAGGTGAGCGCACTCCCCATCTGCCGCACACCGCAGGCACGTTGACCGGTCTGCGCCGTGAGTCGATGAAGCCGGAGCACCTGGCACGGGCGGCCTTCGAGGGCATGTTGTGCGGGCTCGCCGACGCGCTCGGGGTGCTGCGCGGGCGCGGGGTCCAGGTGCGCCGGGTGTTCCTGCTCGGCGCCGCGGCCGACCTGCCCGCGGTGCAGGCGCTCGCGCCCGCCCTGTTCGGCGCCCAGGTCCTCGTACCGCAGCCCGGCGACTACGCCGCGATCGGCGCCGCCCGGCAGGCCGCCTGGGCGCTCGGTGTCTCGCGGGGGTCCCAGGACCCGGCCGCGCCACCCGCCTGGCAGGGCGCCCCCGCCCAGGTCTTCGAGCCGGGCGAGGAACTGCCGGTGGGCCAGGCGGTGCGCCAGCAGTACGAATCCGTACGGGACGAGATGCACCCGGGGGCCTTCGGCTGA
- a CDS encoding ABC transporter ATP-binding protein: MLIRLLRAHLGPYRKPIALLVALQFLQTCATLYLPTVNADIIDNGVVEGDTGYILSFGALMIAVTVVQMICNIGAVWYGARTASAIGRDIRAAVFARVQSFSARELGAFGAPSLITRTTNDVQQVQMLVLMSFTLMVSAPIMCVGGIVMALGLDVPLSSVLLAVVPVLGLGVFLIVRKLRPLYRGMQERLDTVNRVLREQITGNRVIRAFVRDDYEKQRFHGVSSDLTEVSLGAGRLMALMFPLVMTVVNISSIAVVWFGAHRIDEGAMEIGALTAFLAYLMQIVMAVMMATFMFMMVPRAEVCAERIEEVLGTESSVVPPTDGVRELPAAAGLEIRGGGFRYPGAEEPVLRAVDLFAGAGETVAVIGSTGSGKSTLLGLVPRLFDATEGEVLVSGVDVREIDPRTLARTVGLVPQKPYLFAGTVASNLRYGNPEATDEELWQALEVAQAREFVEQKLEGGLNAPIAQGGTNVSGGQRQRLAIARTLVQRPRIYLFDDSFSALDYATDAALRRAMSRETAEATVVIVAQRVSTIRDADRIVVLDEGRVVGTGRHHQLMESNETYREIVLSQLTEAEAA, translated from the coding sequence GTGCTCATACGACTTCTGCGGGCCCACCTGGGCCCGTACCGCAAACCCATCGCCCTGCTCGTGGCGCTGCAGTTCCTGCAGACGTGCGCCACCCTCTACCTGCCCACCGTGAACGCGGACATCATCGACAACGGTGTCGTCGAGGGGGACACGGGTTACATCCTGTCCTTCGGCGCGCTGATGATCGCCGTCACGGTCGTACAGATGATCTGCAACATCGGGGCCGTCTGGTACGGCGCCCGTACGGCCTCCGCGATCGGGCGGGACATCCGCGCCGCCGTCTTCGCGCGGGTGCAGTCCTTCTCCGCCCGGGAACTCGGCGCGTTCGGGGCACCCTCGCTGATCACCCGGACCACCAACGACGTTCAGCAGGTCCAGATGCTGGTCCTGATGTCGTTCACGCTGATGGTCTCCGCGCCGATCATGTGTGTCGGCGGCATCGTGATGGCCCTCGGCCTGGACGTACCGCTCTCCTCCGTCCTGCTCGCCGTGGTGCCGGTGCTCGGCCTCGGCGTCTTTCTGATCGTGCGCAAGCTGCGGCCGCTGTACCGCGGCATGCAGGAGCGGCTCGACACGGTGAACCGGGTGCTGCGCGAGCAGATCACCGGCAACCGTGTCATCCGCGCCTTCGTCCGCGACGACTACGAGAAGCAGCGTTTCCACGGCGTCAGTTCGGACCTGACCGAGGTCTCGCTCGGCGCCGGACGGCTGATGGCACTGATGTTCCCGCTCGTGATGACGGTCGTGAACATCTCCTCCATCGCCGTGGTCTGGTTCGGGGCGCACCGCATCGACGAGGGCGCGATGGAGATCGGCGCGCTCACGGCCTTCCTCGCGTATCTGATGCAGATCGTGATGGCCGTGATGATGGCCACCTTCATGTTCATGATGGTGCCGCGCGCGGAGGTCTGCGCCGAGCGCATCGAGGAGGTGCTCGGCACCGAGAGCAGCGTGGTGCCGCCCACCGACGGCGTACGGGAACTGCCCGCGGCCGCCGGCCTGGAGATCCGCGGCGGGGGCTTCCGCTACCCGGGCGCCGAGGAGCCCGTGCTGAGGGCCGTCGACCTGTTCGCGGGGGCCGGTGAGACGGTGGCAGTGATCGGCTCGACCGGCAGCGGCAAGTCGACCCTGCTCGGCCTGGTCCCCCGGCTCTTCGACGCCACCGAGGGCGAGGTCCTGGTGAGCGGCGTCGACGTACGCGAGATCGACCCGCGCACGCTGGCCCGTACGGTCGGCCTCGTCCCGCAGAAGCCGTATCTCTTCGCCGGAACCGTGGCGAGCAATCTGCGCTACGGCAACCCGGAGGCCACCGACGAGGAGCTGTGGCAGGCCCTGGAGGTCGCGCAGGCACGGGAGTTCGTGGAGCAGAAGCTGGAGGGCGGCCTCAACGCACCGATCGCGCAGGGCGGCACGAACGTCTCCGGCGGTCAGCGGCAGCGGCTCGCGATCGCGCGGACGCTGGTGCAGCGGCCGCGCATCTACCTCTTCGACGACTCCTTCTCCGCCCTCGACTACGCCACCGACGCGGCGCTGCGCCGGGCGATGAGCCGGGAGACGGCCGAGGCGACCGTGGTGATCGTGGCGCAGCGGGTGTCCACCATCCGCGACGCCGACCGGATCGTGGTCCTCGACGAGGGCCGTGTGGTGGGCACCGGACGCCACCACCAGCTCATGGAGAGCAACGAGACCTACCGGGAGATCGTCCTCTCCCAGCTCACGGAAGCGGAGGCGGCCTGA
- a CDS encoding ABC transporter ATP-binding protein, with protein MAGPAGRMMAGGGPDQRSMDFKGSGKRLLGQFRSERLVVIAMLVATVLSVALSVVGPKILGEATDLVFAGIVGDGMDSGLTREQAIDEARERGDGGVADMLSGMDFTPGEGVDFGDVGAVLLLALLVFLGAGLLMAVATRLANRAINNVVFRMRGDVQAKLSRLPLSYFDKRQRGEVLSRATNDLDNLGQTLSQTLGQLINSLLTIVGVLVVMFWISPLLALVALVTVPLSLMVATRVGKRSQPHFVQQWRTTGVLNAHVEEMYSGHTLVKVFGRQDESAKRFTEQNDELYEASFRAQFNSGVMQPLMLFVSNLNYVLVAVVGGLRVASGALSIGDVQAFIQYSRQFSMPLTQVASMANMVQSGVASAERVFELLDAEEQSADPTGKAAVRPEVPLGKVEFASVRFRYEPDRPLIEDLSLTVEPGHTVAIVGPTGAGKTTLVNLLMRFYEVTGGRITLDGADIARMSRDELRSGIGMVLQDTWLFGGTIAENIAYGAQREVSREEIEAAARAAHADRFIRTLPEGYDTVIDDEGTGVSAGEKQLLTIARAFLSDPVILVLDEATSSVDTRTEVLIQKAMARLSDGRTSFVIAHRLSTIRDADTILVMEDGDIVEQGTHTELLAADGAYARLYAAQFAQAVAEVD; from the coding sequence ATGGCGGGACCTGCGGGACGGATGATGGCCGGTGGCGGGCCCGACCAGCGGTCCATGGACTTCAAGGGCTCCGGCAAGCGGCTGCTCGGGCAGTTCCGTTCGGAGCGGCTCGTGGTCATCGCGATGCTGGTGGCCACGGTGCTCAGCGTCGCGCTGTCCGTGGTCGGCCCGAAGATCCTGGGCGAGGCCACCGACCTGGTCTTCGCGGGCATCGTCGGGGACGGGATGGACTCCGGACTGACCCGCGAGCAGGCGATCGACGAGGCCCGCGAGCGCGGTGACGGCGGCGTCGCCGACATGCTCTCCGGGATGGACTTCACCCCCGGCGAGGGCGTCGACTTCGGTGACGTGGGCGCCGTACTGCTGCTCGCGCTCCTGGTCTTCCTCGGCGCCGGACTGCTGATGGCCGTCGCCACCCGCCTCGCCAACCGGGCCATCAACAACGTGGTGTTCCGGATGCGCGGCGACGTACAGGCCAAGCTGTCCCGGCTGCCGCTGTCGTACTTCGACAAGCGGCAGCGCGGCGAGGTGCTCAGCCGGGCCACCAACGACCTGGACAACCTCGGCCAGACGCTGTCGCAGACACTGGGCCAGCTCATCAACTCGCTGCTGACCATCGTCGGCGTCCTGGTGGTGATGTTCTGGATCTCGCCGCTGCTCGCTCTGGTGGCGCTCGTGACGGTGCCGCTGTCGCTGATGGTGGCGACCAGGGTCGGCAAGCGTTCCCAGCCGCACTTCGTGCAGCAGTGGCGCACCACCGGTGTGCTCAACGCGCACGTCGAGGAGATGTACTCGGGCCACACCCTGGTCAAGGTCTTCGGCCGCCAGGACGAGTCGGCCAAGCGCTTCACCGAACAGAACGACGAGCTCTACGAGGCCTCGTTCCGGGCGCAGTTCAACAGTGGTGTGATGCAGCCGCTGATGCTGTTCGTCTCCAACCTCAACTATGTGCTCGTCGCGGTGGTCGGCGGTCTGCGGGTCGCCTCCGGCGCGCTGTCGATCGGCGACGTCCAGGCGTTCATCCAGTACTCGCGGCAGTTCTCGATGCCGCTCACCCAGGTCGCCTCGATGGCCAACATGGTGCAGTCCGGGGTGGCCTCGGCCGAGCGCGTCTTCGAGCTCCTGGACGCCGAGGAGCAGAGCGCCGACCCCACCGGCAAGGCCGCCGTGCGCCCCGAAGTACCGCTCGGCAAGGTGGAGTTCGCGAGTGTCCGGTTCCGTTACGAGCCGGACAGGCCGCTGATCGAGGACCTGTCGCTGACCGTGGAGCCGGGCCACACCGTGGCCATCGTCGGCCCCACGGGCGCGGGCAAGACCACCCTGGTCAACCTGCTCATGCGCTTCTACGAGGTGACCGGCGGCCGGATAACCCTGGACGGCGCCGACATCGCCCGGATGAGCCGCGACGAGCTGCGCTCCGGCATCGGCATGGTGCTCCAGGACACCTGGCTGTTCGGCGGCACCATCGCCGAGAACATCGCCTACGGTGCCCAGCGCGAGGTGAGCCGCGAGGAGATCGAGGCGGCCGCGCGGGCGGCACACGCGGACCGCTTCATCCGCACCCTACCCGAGGGCTACGACACCGTCATCGACGACGAGGGCACCGGAGTCAGCGCGGGCGAGAAGCAACTCCTCACCATCGCACGGGCGTTCCTGTCGGATCCGGTGATCCTCGTCCTGGACGAGGCCACCAGCTCCGTGGACACCCGTACCGAGGTGCTGATCCAGAAGGCGATGGCCCGCCTCTCGGACGGGCGCACCTCCTTCGTGATCGCCCACCGGCTCTCCACGATCCGCGACGCCGACACCATCCTGGTGATGGAGGACGGCGACATCGTGGAACAGGGCACCCACACCGAACTCCTCGCCGCCGACGGCGCCTACGCGCGCCTGTACGCGGCACAGTTCGCGCAGGCGGTGGCCGAGGTGGACTAG
- a CDS encoding alpha/beta fold hydrolase yields the protein MQPTFVLVHGAFANSFSFAPLQAELGLLGHRSVAVDLPGHGFAATYAYGYQAPQNPEELAAVPGSIKGVTLADNAAHLIGVLERAKANGPVILVSHSRGGVTATAAANARPDLIDRLVYVSAWCPVDLDVNDYYAEPEMATVDAASLALALAGNPAELGLLRVNFRTADPAALAAFKAAFLADGTDEEFLTFLNTFQPDENLDVGTSADRAQAATWGRVPRTYVRLADDTSLPLALQDRLIREGDALTPDNPYDVRTLEGSHLKWLVHPAPAARVLAELATLQGPLAGS from the coding sequence ATGCAGCCGACCTTCGTACTGGTTCACGGAGCCTTCGCGAACTCCTTCTCGTTCGCGCCGCTCCAGGCCGAACTCGGGCTTCTCGGGCACCGTTCGGTCGCCGTCGACCTGCCGGGGCACGGGTTCGCCGCGACCTACGCGTACGGCTACCAGGCGCCGCAGAACCCCGAGGAGCTGGCCGCGGTGCCCGGCTCCATCAAGGGCGTCACGCTCGCCGACAACGCCGCGCACCTGATCGGGGTTCTGGAGCGGGCCAAGGCGAACGGGCCGGTGATCCTCGTCTCGCACAGCCGGGGCGGCGTCACGGCCACCGCGGCCGCCAACGCCCGGCCGGACCTGATCGACCGCCTCGTCTACGTCTCGGCCTGGTGCCCGGTCGACCTCGACGTCAACGACTACTACGCCGAGCCGGAGATGGCCACGGTCGACGCCGCCTCCCTCGCCCTCGCGCTGGCCGGAAACCCGGCCGAACTCGGCCTGCTGCGCGTCAACTTCCGTACCGCCGACCCGGCCGCCCTCGCCGCGTTCAAGGCGGCCTTCCTGGCCGACGGCACCGACGAGGAGTTCCTGACCTTCCTGAACACCTTCCAGCCCGACGAGAACCTGGACGTCGGCACCTCCGCCGACCGCGCGCAGGCCGCGACCTGGGGCCGCGTCCCCAGGACCTACGTACGCCTGGCCGACGACACCAGCCTGCCGCTCGCCCTCCAGGACCGGCTGATCCGCGAGGGCGACGCACTGACCCCGGACAACCCGTACGACGTCCGCACGCTGGAGGGCAGCCACCTGAAGTGGCTCGTCCACCCGGCACCGGCGGCCCGGGTCCTGGCCGAACTCGCCACGCTCCAGGGGCCGCTCGCGGGTTCGTAA
- a CDS encoding lipase family protein yields MSTPMPKALPKGSVRLLATAVVASLTLAAAPAALAAPTAAAPGSAPSAVAAKDPFYTYDGAKPLSSYAPGDVLKTRTLTYHVIGIPTPVKAVQLLYRTTDAKGRPAANVTSVVRSIKGDSSKALSYQSFYDSLDPEHGPSRSIAGDVSLGGLIADVESLLLTPALLQGYNLVIPDTEGQDAHFAAGPEYGTNTLDSIRAVTRSSATGMNSDTRFGLAGYSGGAIATNWAAAMAPEYAPDVNKKLVGFAEGGVLVAPAHNLKYVDGSKVWAGIIPMAVIGVARSYEIDLKPYLNAYGLEVYKKLERASIINVLGQYPGLTWKKMTKPEYADPNSIPEFLTAVNKVNLGSAGTPTIPGYIAQGNAGVLEGTFNNPPGVGTGDGVMVAGDVRALARQYCATGNNAISYDQHNLLSHFGATLPWLPTTLNWLNDRFAGKPAPSDCGRIPAGNSLEPEKPTTPGA; encoded by the coding sequence GTGTCCACACCCATGCCCAAAGCCCTGCCCAAGGGGTCCGTGCGCCTGCTGGCGACGGCGGTCGTCGCCTCGCTGACCCTGGCCGCCGCCCCGGCCGCCCTGGCCGCGCCCACCGCGGCGGCACCGGGCTCCGCGCCCTCCGCGGTCGCGGCGAAGGACCCGTTCTACACCTACGACGGCGCCAAGCCGCTGTCCTCGTACGCGCCCGGCGACGTACTGAAGACGCGGACGCTGACCTACCACGTCATCGGCATCCCCACGCCGGTGAAGGCGGTCCAGCTGCTGTACCGGACCACGGACGCCAAGGGCCGCCCGGCCGCCAACGTGACCTCGGTCGTGCGCAGTATCAAGGGCGACAGCAGCAAGGCCCTGTCGTACCAGTCCTTCTACGACTCCCTGGACCCCGAGCACGGGCCCTCCCGCTCGATCGCCGGAGACGTCAGCCTCGGCGGCCTGATCGCCGACGTCGAGTCCCTGCTCCTGACGCCCGCCCTGCTCCAGGGCTACAACCTCGTCATCCCGGACACCGAAGGGCAGGACGCCCACTTCGCGGCCGGACCCGAGTACGGGACCAACACCCTCGACTCGATCCGCGCCGTCACCCGGTCCTCGGCGACCGGCATGAACTCCGACACGCGCTTCGGTCTCGCGGGCTACTCCGGTGGCGCCATCGCCACCAACTGGGCGGCGGCGATGGCCCCCGAGTACGCCCCCGACGTCAACAAGAAGCTGGTCGGCTTCGCCGAGGGCGGTGTGCTCGTCGCCCCGGCGCACAACCTCAAGTACGTGGACGGCAGCAAGGTCTGGGCCGGCATCATCCCGATGGCCGTCATCGGCGTCGCCCGCTCCTACGAGATCGACCTCAAGCCCTACCTGAACGCGTACGGCCTGGAGGTGTACAAGAAGCTGGAGCGCGCCTCGATCATCAACGTCCTCGGTCAGTACCCCGGGCTGACCTGGAAGAAGATGACCAAGCCCGAGTACGCCGACCCCAACTCGATCCCGGAGTTCCTCACCGCGGTCAACAAGGTCAACCTCGGCTCGGCGGGCACCCCGACGATCCCCGGCTACATCGCCCAGGGCAACGCCGGAGTCCTGGAGGGCACCTTCAACAACCCGCCCGGCGTCGGCACCGGCGACGGCGTCATGGTCGCGGGCGACGTCCGTGCGCTGGCCCGCCAGTACTGCGCCACCGGCAACAACGCGATCTCCTACGACCAGCACAATCTGCTGAGCCACTTCGGCGCCACGCTGCCCTGGCTGCCCACCACCCTCAACTGGCTCAACGACCGCTTCGCGGGCAAGCCCGCCCCCTCCGACTGCGGCCGCATCCCGGCGGGCAACTCCCTGGAACCGGAGAAGCCGACGACTCCGGGGGCCTGA
- the dnaG gene encoding DNA primase: protein MAGRINDEDVKAVRDAVPIDAVVSEYLQLRNAGGGNLKGLCPFHDEKSPSFQVSPSKGLFHCFGCQEGGDVLTFVMKVDHLSFSESVERLAAGAGITLRYEEGGYNPGHQRGERIRLVEAHKLAAQFYTEQLDTSAEAETGRLFLAERGFDQAAAAHFGVGYSPQGFENLVRFLRGKGFSDKEMLLSGLAQEGRRGPMDRFRGRLMWPIRDIGGDVVGFGARKLYESDNGPKYLNTPDTAIYRKSQVLYGIDLAKKEIAKASRAVVVEGYTDVMACHLAGVPTAIATCGTAFGGDHIKILRRLLMDNGSARVIFTFDGDAAGQKAALRAFEDDQKFAAETYIAIAPDGMDPCELRLAKGEDAVRDLVQPRTPLFEFALRQIVRRYDLDTPGGRAAALDEAGPVVARIKNTGAQHEVAVQLAGMLGILDTQFVVKRIAQLARWARDKGGRPPNGPAAGRPGGPQYAAPAVPSGPALNLRSPAHRTERELLKLALQRPELVSPAFDAYGADEFTAPPYAAVRIAIEEAGGAEAGTQDGPDYLARVREAAPDDTIRAMVTELAVEQILRKTVDELYAGIQLVHVRLRAVDRRIGDIQSTLARLSSGGDPAQLAAVQNELWVMQQYAQALRERGADAL, encoded by the coding sequence GTGGCTGGGAGGATCAACGACGAGGACGTGAAGGCGGTCCGGGACGCTGTCCCGATCGACGCCGTGGTGTCCGAGTACCTTCAGCTCCGCAACGCGGGCGGCGGCAACCTCAAGGGGCTGTGCCCCTTCCACGACGAGAAGTCGCCCTCCTTCCAGGTCTCCCCTAGCAAGGGCCTGTTCCACTGCTTCGGCTGCCAGGAGGGCGGCGACGTCCTCACCTTCGTGATGAAGGTGGACCACCTCTCCTTCTCCGAGTCCGTCGAACGCCTCGCCGCCGGCGCCGGGATCACCCTGCGCTACGAGGAGGGCGGCTACAACCCGGGCCACCAGCGCGGCGAGCGCATCCGCCTGGTCGAGGCGCACAAGCTGGCCGCGCAGTTCTACACCGAGCAGCTCGACACCTCCGCGGAGGCCGAGACCGGCCGCCTCTTCCTCGCCGAACGCGGCTTCGACCAGGCCGCCGCCGCCCACTTCGGCGTCGGCTACAGCCCGCAGGGCTTCGAGAACCTGGTCCGTTTCCTGCGCGGCAAGGGGTTCAGCGACAAGGAAATGCTCCTGTCCGGCCTCGCGCAGGAGGGCCGCCGCGGCCCCATGGACCGCTTCCGGGGCCGCCTGATGTGGCCCATCCGCGACATCGGCGGGGACGTCGTGGGCTTCGGCGCACGCAAGCTGTACGAGAGCGACAACGGTCCCAAATACCTCAACACCCCCGATACGGCGATCTATCGGAAATCGCAGGTCCTGTACGGGATCGACCTCGCCAAGAAGGAGATCGCGAAGGCCAGCCGCGCGGTCGTGGTCGAGGGCTACACCGACGTGATGGCCTGCCACCTCGCCGGGGTGCCCACCGCGATCGCCACCTGCGGCACCGCCTTCGGCGGCGACCACATCAAGATCCTGCGCCGCCTGCTGATGGACAACGGCTCGGCCCGGGTCATCTTCACCTTCGACGGCGACGCGGCCGGACAGAAGGCCGCACTGCGCGCCTTCGAGGACGACCAGAAGTTCGCCGCCGAGACCTACATCGCCATCGCGCCCGACGGCATGGACCCCTGCGAACTGCGCCTGGCCAAGGGCGAGGACGCGGTGCGCGACCTGGTCCAGCCGCGTACCCCGCTCTTCGAGTTCGCGTTGCGGCAGATCGTGCGGCGCTACGACCTGGACACCCCCGGGGGCCGCGCCGCCGCCCTCGACGAGGCGGGCCCGGTCGTCGCCCGTATCAAGAACACCGGCGCCCAGCACGAGGTGGCCGTCCAGCTCGCGGGCATGCTCGGCATCCTGGACACCCAGTTCGTGGTCAAGCGGATCGCCCAACTCGCCCGCTGGGCACGGGACAAGGGCGGCCGCCCGCCGAACGGCCCCGCGGCCGGGCGGCCGGGCGGTCCGCAGTACGCCGCGCCCGCGGTCCCCTCGGGGCCCGCGCTCAACCTTCGCAGCCCCGCCCACCGCACCGAACGCGAGCTGCTCAAACTCGCCCTCCAGCGGCCCGAGTTGGTCTCACCCGCGTTCGACGCCTACGGGGCGGACGAGTTCACCGCGCCCCCGTACGCCGCCGTGCGGATCGCCATCGAGGAGGCCGGGGGAGCGGAGGCCGGTACGCAGGACGGCCCGGACTACCTGGCGCGGGTGCGCGAGGCCGCCCCGGACGACACGATCCGCGCCATGGTCACCGAGCTCGCGGTGGAACAGATCCTGCGCAAGACCGTCGACGAGCTCTACGCCGGGATACAGCTCGTCCATGTCCGGCTGCGCGCCGTGGACCGCCGTATCGGCGACATCCAGAGCACCCTCGCCCGGCTCAGCAGCGGCGGTGACCCCGCCCAACTCGCCGCCGTACAGAACGAGTTGTGGGTCATGCAGCAGTACGCCCAGGCGCTCAGGGAACGCGGCGCCGACGCGCTCTGA
- a CDS encoding NAD(P)/FAD-dependent oxidoreductase — MVDADQTYLVVGGGLAGAKAAETLRTEGFKGRVILVGDERDHPYERPPLSKGYLLGKDDRDSTFVHDLHWYAQHDIELHLGQTVVAIDRAAHTVRFGDGTLIRYDKLLLATGAEPRRLDIPGTGLAGVHHLRRLAHAERLRGVLAALGRDNGHLVIAGAGWIGLEVAAAARHYGAEVTVVEPEPTPLHSVLGPELGQVFADLHAEHGVRFHFGARLTEIVGKDGMVLAARTDDGEEHPAHDVLAAIGAAPRVSLAEAAGLDLADRAHGGGIAVDASLRTSDPDIHAAGDVASLAHPLYGTRLRVEHWANALNGGPAAARAMLGQEVSYDRVPYFFSDQYDLGMEYSGWAPPGSYDQVVLRGDAARREFIAFWLSEGRVLAGMNVNVWDVTDTVQQLIRSRHQVDVQALADPGTSLESLLP, encoded by the coding sequence GTGGTGGACGCGGATCAGACGTATCTCGTCGTCGGAGGGGGTCTGGCGGGAGCCAAGGCCGCCGAGACCCTGCGGACGGAGGGATTCAAGGGCCGCGTCATCCTGGTCGGCGACGAACGCGACCACCCCTACGAGCGCCCGCCGCTGTCCAAGGGCTATCTGCTCGGCAAGGACGACCGCGACAGCACCTTCGTGCACGACCTGCACTGGTACGCGCAGCACGACATCGAACTGCACCTCGGCCAGACCGTCGTGGCGATCGACCGCGCCGCGCACACCGTCCGCTTCGGCGACGGCACGCTGATCCGCTACGACAAGCTGCTGCTCGCCACCGGTGCCGAGCCGCGCCGCCTCGACATCCCCGGTACCGGTCTGGCGGGCGTGCACCACCTGCGCAGGCTCGCGCACGCGGAGCGGCTGCGCGGCGTGCTCGCCGCCCTCGGCCGGGACAACGGCCATCTGGTGATCGCGGGCGCGGGCTGGATCGGACTCGAAGTGGCCGCCGCCGCCCGCCACTACGGCGCCGAGGTCACCGTCGTCGAACCCGAGCCCACCCCGCTGCACTCGGTGCTCGGCCCCGAACTCGGCCAGGTCTTCGCCGACCTGCACGCCGAGCACGGCGTCCGGTTCCACTTCGGCGCCCGGCTGACCGAGATCGTCGGCAAGGACGGGATGGTGCTCGCCGCCCGGACCGACGACGGCGAGGAGCACCCCGCGCACGACGTCCTCGCCGCGATCGGCGCCGCCCCGCGCGTCTCGCTCGCCGAGGCGGCCGGGCTCGACCTCGCCGACCGCGCGCACGGCGGCGGCATCGCGGTCGACGCCTCGCTGCGCACCTCGGACCCCGACATCCACGCCGCGGGCGACGTCGCCTCGCTCGCGCACCCGCTGTACGGCACCCGGCTGCGGGTGGAGCACTGGGCCAACGCCCTCAACGGCGGACCGGCCGCCGCCCGCGCCATGCTCGGCCAGGAGGTCAGCTACGACCGGGTCCCGTACTTCTTCTCCGACCAGTACGACCTGGGCATGGAGTACTCGGGCTGGGCGCCGCCCGGCAGTTACGACCAGGTGGTGCTGCGCGGTGACGCGGCCCGCCGGGAGTTCATCGCGTTCTGGCTGTCCGAGGGGCGGGTCCTGGCCGGGATGAACGTCAACGTGTGGGACGTCACGGACACCGTCCAGCAGCTCATCCGCTCGCGGCACCAGGTGGACGTCCAGGCCTTGGCCGACCCCGGTACCTCGCTGGAGTCGCTGCTGCCCTGA